The sequence below is a genomic window from Coffea arabica cultivar ET-39 chromosome 8e, Coffea Arabica ET-39 HiFi, whole genome shotgun sequence.
CCATGGTTACGAGCATAAATGTAACTAACATCCAACTTTTGCTTTTCATCCTTTTCCTTCCCCATTCAAAACAACGTActcattatttcttttttttttttttgcccttttgtaTTCCAACCAAGATGGATGGAAATAATTTTCTCTGCTTTCCCTTCCTTTCCTATATGTTACTTTATTTCAAACACTGCCTAAATTTTGAGGAAAGAAAAAGTGGCTTAAAATCCCAAAATGGTGTTTTAGTTTTTCTCTAATCGATTTACCAACTAAAGACATCCGCACCGGTTCGCTCTAAAAGCCCCCAACACAGAAGgggagaaaaaggaagaagaacatTTAATACAAAACTTTCTGTATGtagaacaaaaaaaagaaaaaaaatgacgaAACAGGAACAAATTTCTTCTCGACCATGGATACTCGAAGCCGTACCCCTTTTGGTTGTCATTCTCATAGCAGCCCATGTCCTCGCTTTGGTAAGAATTTCAGTTCTTTTCAATTATATTTTCATTCTTCAAAATTTGTTTAAAacccaagattttttttttttgggtgttctAGGTTTATTGGATTTATAGGCTGGCAACAGAGAAACTGCCGCAGAGGACCAAAAAACATTAGGGATACGAAAAATACAAAATGAGTTACTTCATAAAAGTTCATCAACTAGAGGTAAAAAGAGCACTCTGTAACTGTTGGACtgtagtttactttgattatatGCTCTATCTTTGCATATTTTTGGTTTGAATTGGAGTACAGTTACTTCGATTTATGTTCCATTAATTTCAGCAAATTTGGTTCTTTATTTTTACTAGTGAGGCTCCATTTGGATCTAAATTTTgtgaaggagaaagaaaaaaatatggaaAATTTGAGGAAAATGTAGTGGATATTTTCTAGTGCGTAGGTGAAGTTCACAATCTTTAGGGTTGTATTTGTAGTTGAGAAAATTAATTACATTGTAGAAcaattaattttaatttcggTGATTTAAATtatacttttgcttttttttacTGTTGATGTTTATGTAGCTTTTAATAAAATTTGCACTGTTTTGGGGTGTTGTATTACTTAAATAATGACTACTTCGGAGATCTTTTAACTCATAATATAGGGACTTTGCACATTAGCTTTAAACATATGAAACGAATTTTTAAGTTTTTCGTTACTGAATTTGTTAACTCGTTACCCCTGGAAAGGTGCTTCCTGTTCTAACTTCCAAAACATCAACTTTATTAAGCTTGTCTTGGTATTTAGGCAAAGTTGATTTGTCTTTTTTGTTCCTTTATAGTTTAATTTGCTTGAATTCTTTTGTAATGTTTGTGTACAAGTTGATTTTGAATGACTATTGGTGTACAAAAGCGCTTGAGAAAAGAATGTATATCACATGATAATTGAAATCTGGGCGCAAATGCTCACTTTCATAGTTGATATCATGGTCGTGTTTTGAGTTCTAGCTTTAATTGAGCTGCTAAAAACTAGTTGAGTACATCTGTGGCTACATGACAAGCATGTCTAAGTTGACAAAGCACATGATATAAGACTAAAGCAATCTATGTTAGTTGGTGAATGTTCATCAGtaggcttcaattttgaaattttctgtGACAGAAAAGGTATAAATGCAATTAGTTTTAATAATTTGATTACACAATTTAAATTTTTCCCACTTAATAATGGTACGATTAGCAAATTTGAAGGACATTGGAGAAGAAAgctattattttgtttttgccaATCGTAGAGAAGGCAATATGACATAGAAAAGGGAATATAGAAAGTGAGCAGGATCATTAGCTCGGTGCTACCATGGACACTGGGAAGGAAAGAAATGGACATAGAGATAAAGATGGCTCTGCTGGAGATGTTCTGCATTGATCTAGAGAAAAAACTCAAAAGAGAGAAATAGTTTCCTTTTCCTATAAGATTGGGGAGGTTTGTAATGTTTACATATACATTGACATGGGAACTATCAAATTAGTATACGAGGTGTATCTACTGGACTAGGTTCATTAACTGAGAGCTATTGTTTTGATCTTGGCAATAGGCTGAAATTACTAATTGATACCTTCAAGGGAACATGAATCTGGTAATTTTGGATCTTTTTAAGCGTCAAGCTATGCCACTTGTTTATGGCCCTTATCCATTATTAGTTCTCAAAATATATATTTGTGCATGCAATTGTCTCTCCTTGCAAGTGGTTTTAGATGTATGTCTGTGATGAGAGATATAAGTGTCTACATGTGGTTGCCTTGTGCGTTATCTGGCTGTGTGTGGTAGTGGATCTTTGGGTATATTCTGGTGGCAGAGTTGGTTTGGGAAGAAGAGGGAGGAGGAAGGTGGTGTTTAAGGGTATATCCCTGTCTTTAAGAAAAACACATTGATAGAACTAAATGTGCTTCCTGATTTTGGGAAATTCTGATCATTCTCAGCAACCATGGGGGTGGTGGTGTGTCCCTTATCTGATAGTCAAAGTCAAAGTGGTCTACTTGTGATGCAAACTTTCTTAAGGGGTCTAGTTTTGTTCACCTAATTTGAGTTTCATCTCTTTAAACTTAAGCATGTAAAGGTGCAGAAGAAAGTTtggaaaatgagattttttttttcaatttctttactCTAATTAACCGTTGAATCCTCTATGTAAGCAATGTGCAGAGTCTATAAAATTCGTGAGAAGTACTAGCCCTTCTATAAGGTATATGCTCTTATCCATGAAGTGCATTAGACGATTATCTAATGAGGTGTTGGGTTATTAGAATTCTGTTTATAACTATAAGTTTATTTTTTGATGGATGGAAGAGTCCGACATTCCATCTCAGTCTCTTTCCATTTGCTGGTCGGCATCAATATTGAATTGTTGTGGTACAAGAAAAACCAATAAAGTGTTTGGGAAATGGTTTCTCACCATTCCTCTTCACCAACCACTTATCAAGAATTTTGTTTGTTGGTACATAACTTCTAAGGAGTTTTGTCTTACTCTGATTATGATTCcactcttctctctctctcttaaacACTTTCTTCTTGATCTTGCACAAGTATAAATGAACTGGGCAGATCTGACAGATTTGGGTCAGCAGAATTGCGGCCATATTGATTTATACTCCCCAGAGTGAGCTAAGCGTCCATTTGCAAGGTTGAGAGGGAGAATGTCTTATTAAAAACCAGGAATGGAAGAGAGGTGGGGCAAACAATTCGTGCTGTATTGTGCAAGAGCTTTGGTACCCTTGCTTATCATTTAAGTTAACTGTAGTGAAAGGTTATGAGGCGAACACAGAAATAGTAGACACACAGAGAGAGATCACATagttaagggaaaaaaagaatgatACTAATGTGCACCTGATCTTGCACTGCAGAAGCATTTGGACCACTGTATTTGCGCTCATTCATGACAGAGTGCTTGACGTGCACCCTGTTGTGCTTTTAGCCGAAGTCTGCACTTTAATGTGGCTCTGATAATTGAATGAATGCTGTTACTCTAATGTAAACTGTGCTTTTGTAGTTATGGTGCTAATTTGATGGCTCATTGATTATTCTTAGTAAGTCAATAACACAGGCTAGTTTTTGTCTCAAAACTGACTTTGAGAAGTTTGAGTAAGGATGGCCTTTCTGACATTATGCTACACATTTTGAGGAAGCAGGATCTTTCAACATAAAAATCAAAACAAGGCTAACTCTGCAACTACTTGGAGACTCTTTAGGGCTTCAAAAGCTCAAGGAATATTCCATGTCAGCAGAAACAATGTTAGGCTTGAAGGCAGTGATCCAATATTGCTGTTTGCCAACTGGTGGGATGCCACATTGCTGAACATCTGTAGAACACAACTTTATTGTCATAAACGGTACATGAAACTCGAAAAGAATGAAGGAACAAAAGGTGGGGTTGTAAAAAGGAGGCATTTGTTCACCAAAGAGAGCTATTAATCAGCCACCTAGAAATatttgttaaaacatgaaagctgGCCATTATCAAATCGTTACCTGGATGACCGATGATTTCTAGCAACATTTTATCTTTATAAGTAGTACCAAGTTGGGGAGAAATCATGTAAATGACTATACTTGAAGATATGGGAAATATCAGAACCAGAAGGGAAAGTTGGATTATCATGCTAATGTGGTTATTTGGCAAGACTCCAACCTGGAGTTGATTTCGACCTATTTTATAGGCAAATgttattttggtcatttcaacATGTGTTGAAATAGGTCACAAACTATGCTTGTGGAGCAATTCTTTTGTTGAGCTAGGATGATGTCATTGGATTTTACCAAAGTCAAGCTTTTGGTCTTCAAGTCAAATATGGTTGCTGCCTCTAAAGTAAAGCCGAATTCAGTCTTTCATTAGTTCATAAGTAATATTGGCTTCCAAGACTAGCTCATTCCTTATGGATAGGTGTATACTTTAATGGATTAGTGGAATGTTTTTGAGGAAGCTTGAGTCTAGTATAAGTTGTTGCGTCTGACATCAACCTTGTATGAACACAGCTGTATTACAAGGCTCTGAAATTTGCAAAACACCCTTTGCCTGTAAAATGGTTCCCAATTAATGGTTGGTTTCTTTGGTTTCTTGCCAAATAGCCATGTATAAATGCGAGACATGATTTCCAAGTATAACTTAATGCACAGGACACCTGGAGGCCAAAATGCACCATTGCAGCTTTGCTCATGGTATAAATTGTTACTGCAGCAGCCTCTAGTGTTTTCTATGACTTTGAAGCTTGAGGGAAGGGAAATGTTGTTTTTAGCAGGAAAAGGTGCTAGGTTTGAATACTTCAACATGGTTGTGATATATTTGGTGGTTTGAGAAATATGATGGTTGTTTGCTTAATTTATATGTGTATGGGGCATTTTTGGGCATAAATGCTGTAAGAAGCTAGAGACGAGAAAATATGAGATCTTAGGTGTCACCCTTATGAGTGGTCTGAGATCATTGCTAATAAATATGTTTAAATACATGAGCCTCACTAACAGAGCTACCGTATAGCTGTTTTCTCTGAGAAATCTGACTAGGAGACCAGAAGCACTCTTACTTAGACTTGTTGCTGAAGAGGACTTGGAAAAATCATATAAGATAAAAGGGGATCTGAAATCCAAAACAATATATGGCTGTCAGCCCTATTTGGCATTTTTAAGTTAGACATCTGACTTAGAGACCAGAAGCACTTGATATTCTACTAAAACTTGCTGCTGAAGACGGCTTAGTGAAATTGCTGAAGAACTTGTTTTTGAAAGCAAATATGGCCAGTGGGCCCTTTTCTGACCCAGACTTATAAAATTAGGTTCATTATGATTGTTTGTGATCAAGTACTTTCAGGTTTGTATT
It includes:
- the LOC113703342 gene encoding uncharacterized protein, whose product is MTKQEQISSRPWILEAVPLLVVILIAAHVLALVYWIYRLATEKLPQRTKKH